In the Helianthus annuus cultivar XRQ/B chromosome 11, HanXRQr2.0-SUNRISE, whole genome shotgun sequence genome, one interval contains:
- the LOC110890041 gene encoding probable serine/threonine-protein kinase WNK11 isoform X1 has translation MMPAMEPDLVSREKEPFVEVDPTGRYGRYNELLGSGAVKKVYRAFDQEEGIEVAWNQVKLRNFSDDQGMIERLNSEVKLLTTLKNKNIITLFWQWRDTERNTLNFITEVCTSGNLRDYRKKHRHVSMQALKKWCRQILKGLDYLHTHDPCIIHRDLNCSNILINGNIGQVKIGDLGLAAIVGKSHCAHSILGTPEFMAPELYEEDYTELVDIYSFGMCLLELVTLELPYSECNNVARIYKKVTSGVRPDAMNKVKDPEVKAFIEKCLAQPRVRPSAADLLKDPFFDNICDDDEI, from the exons atg ATGCCGGCAATGGAACCGGATCTGGTGAGCCGTGAGAAGGAACCGTTTGTAGAGGTGGATCCAACGGGGCGATACGGGCGTTACAACGAGTTGCTGGGGTCAGGTGCAGTGAAGAAGGTGTACAGAGCTTTTGATCAGGAGGAAGGGATTGAGGTGGCATGGAACCAGGTGAAATTGAGGAATTTTTCGGACGATCAAGGGATGATCGAACGGCTAAACTCAGAGGTGAAGTTGTTAACGACTTTGAAGAACAAGAATATTATTACTCTGTTTTGGCAGTGGAGAGATACGGAGAGGAACACGTTGAACTTTATAACGGAGGTTTGTACTTCGGGTAATTTGAGAGATTACCGGAAGAAGCATAGGCATGTGTCGATGCAAGCGTTGAAGAAGTGGTGTCGCCAGATATTAAAAGGATTAGATTACCTGCACACGCATGACCCGTGTATTATTCATAGAGATCTTAATTGCAGCAATATTTTGATTAATGGAAATATTGGCCAG GTAAAAATTGGCGATTTGGGTTTAGCTGCAATAGTTGGTAAAAGTCATTGTGCACATTCAATACTCGGGACACCAGAATTCATGGCTCCTGAGTTATACGAAGAGGATTACACAGAGCTAGTCGATATATATTCTTTCGGCATGTGTTTGCTTGAGTTGGTGACTCTCGAATTGCCTTACAGTGAATGTAACAACGTTGCCAGAATTTACAAAAAGGTGACTTCTGGGGTTAGACCGGATGCCATGAACAAAGTAAAGGACCCTGAGGTAAAGGCCTTTATTGAGAAGTGCTTAGCCCAACCAAGGGTTAGGCCTTCTGCTGCCGACCTCCTTAAGGATCCGTTCTTTGACAATAtttgtgatgatgatgaaatcTGA
- the LOC110890041 gene encoding probable serine/threonine-protein kinase WNK11 isoform X2, giving the protein MPAMEPDLVSREKEPFVEVDPTGRYGRYNELLGSGAVKKVYRAFDQEEGIEVAWNQVKLRNFSDDQGMIERLNSEVKLLTTLKNKNIITLFWQWRDTERNTLNFITEVCTSGNLRDYRKKHRHVSMQALKKWCRQILKGLDYLHTHDPCIIHRDLNCSNILINGNIGQVKIGDLGLAAIVGKSHCAHSILGTPEFMAPELYEEDYTELVDIYSFGMCLLELVTLELPYSECNNVARIYKKVTSGVRPDAMNKVKDPEVKAFIEKCLAQPRVRPSAADLLKDPFFDNICDDDEI; this is encoded by the exons ATGCCGGCAATGGAACCGGATCTGGTGAGCCGTGAGAAGGAACCGTTTGTAGAGGTGGATCCAACGGGGCGATACGGGCGTTACAACGAGTTGCTGGGGTCAGGTGCAGTGAAGAAGGTGTACAGAGCTTTTGATCAGGAGGAAGGGATTGAGGTGGCATGGAACCAGGTGAAATTGAGGAATTTTTCGGACGATCAAGGGATGATCGAACGGCTAAACTCAGAGGTGAAGTTGTTAACGACTTTGAAGAACAAGAATATTATTACTCTGTTTTGGCAGTGGAGAGATACGGAGAGGAACACGTTGAACTTTATAACGGAGGTTTGTACTTCGGGTAATTTGAGAGATTACCGGAAGAAGCATAGGCATGTGTCGATGCAAGCGTTGAAGAAGTGGTGTCGCCAGATATTAAAAGGATTAGATTACCTGCACACGCATGACCCGTGTATTATTCATAGAGATCTTAATTGCAGCAATATTTTGATTAATGGAAATATTGGCCAG GTAAAAATTGGCGATTTGGGTTTAGCTGCAATAGTTGGTAAAAGTCATTGTGCACATTCAATACTCGGGACACCAGAATTCATGGCTCCTGAGTTATACGAAGAGGATTACACAGAGCTAGTCGATATATATTCTTTCGGCATGTGTTTGCTTGAGTTGGTGACTCTCGAATTGCCTTACAGTGAATGTAACAACGTTGCCAGAATTTACAAAAAGGTGACTTCTGGGGTTAGACCGGATGCCATGAACAAAGTAAAGGACCCTGAGGTAAAGGCCTTTATTGAGAAGTGCTTAGCCCAACCAAGGGTTAGGCCTTCTGCTGCCGACCTCCTTAAGGATCCGTTCTTTGACAATAtttgtgatgatgatgaaatcTGA